In one window of Mytilus trossulus isolate FHL-02 chromosome 7, PNRI_Mtr1.1.1.hap1, whole genome shotgun sequence DNA:
- the LOC134726798 gene encoding trypsin-1-like, giving the protein MKVLVLFAAVIGATFSAPSAKNTGCGSPVTQPHKSTYIVGGKESVPHSWPWQVLMRYRTSTLTCGGALIRNSAGNLVVITAAHCVDGTESRPGDWTIDVGVHSRSANEANQRAYTVSRINSHNNYNSRTFDNDIAIMQLSATVTENDDVSPICVTSLPTSDFFNQQCVVTGWGTTSEGGSTSDRLQEVYKPVLSDAACTGYLSNAYNANTMLCAGLDAGGKDACQGDSGGPYACLNAQGNWDLIGIVSWGYGCARPELPGVYADVHKYLAWINNNA; this is encoded by the exons ATGAAAGTCCTGGTTTTATTTGCAGCGGTAATTGGAGCTACATTCA GTGCGCCGAGTGCCAAAAATACAGGATGTGGAAGCCCAGTAACCCAACCTCATAAATCTACATACATTGTTGGAGGCAAGGAGTCCGTTCCGCACAGTTGGCCATGGCag GTATTGATGAGATACAGAACAAGTACTCTGACTTGTGGCGGTGCCTTGATTAGAAATAGCGCGGGAAATCTTGTAGTTATTACAGCTGCTCACTGTGTTGATGG AACAGAAAGCAGACCTGGAGATTGGACCATCGACGTTGGAGTACATTCACGATCTGCCAATGAGGCTAACCAGAGAGCGTATACTGTTTCAAGAATCAACAGTCACAATAATTATAATTCAAGAACCTTCGACAATGATATAGCTATCATGCAACTTTCAGCAACAGTTACAGAGAACGATGATGTCAGTCCAATTTGTGTGACGTCATTACCTACCAGTGACTTTTTCAATCAACAATGTGTCGTAACAGGATGGGGAACTACCTCTGAAG GTGGTTCAACATCTGACAGACTACAAGAGGTATACAAACCAGTGCTGTCCGATGCCGCATGTACAGGTTATTTGAGTAATGCTTATAATGCAAACACAATGTTATGTGCTGGTCTTGACGCCGGTGGAAAAGATGCTTGTCAG gGAGACTCTGGTGGACCATATGCTTGTTTGAACGCTCAGGGCAATTGGGATCTTAtag GTATTGTAAGCTGGGGATACGGTTGTGCTCGACCAGAACTACCTGGTGTGTATGCAGatgtacataaatatttggCCTGGATTAACAACAACGCTTAG